One Cryptomeria japonica chromosome 9, Sugi_1.0, whole genome shotgun sequence genomic window carries:
- the LOC131038690 gene encoding uncharacterized protein LOC131038690, which yields MAAPPGLLNNNEEDLSAKALQKRYEGLVTVRSKAIKGKGAWYWVHLEPILVQNQETGAAKAVKLRCGLCSALFSASNPSRTASEHLKRGTCPNFNGSIPRPIQAPSSKTPISMINPASTSTSSQQQQNRKRTLTQSQALTPLPLTMIGAELVSPPAPLMLSGGKEDLGALAMLEDSVKKLKSPGGKGCSPSQALSKVQIDSALNLLAEWLYESCGTVSLSCVEHPKFKAFLSQVGLPPISRKYIAGSKLDAKYEEVRNESDAKLRDAMFFQLASDGWKRKSNTCNTFSPSSSSSTSAGESLVNLTLNLPNGTSLFRKAVFTNGGVVGAKYVEETLWETITGICGTVVERCVGIVADTDRLKSKALSDLEDQNRWMVNLPCQFQGFSSLLKDFHKHLGLFRSVAMDCWKLATFFNGKNSARSYFQKYQMQEMDHVSQIRVPPDPPLASGNYMYVYAMIEDIANSARALQLTVLDDAYKVIYAEDPHGREAADMIRDMRFWNDLDAVLSLVKLVKMMVQEIETERPLVGQCLPLWEDLRTKVKDWCAKYNVEEGPVEEVIEKRFAKNYHPAWSAAFILDPLYLLRDNSGKYLPPFKFLTQEQEKDVDRLITRLVSREEAHIALMELMKWRAEGLDPLYAQAVQVKQRDPITGKMKIANPQSSRLVWETCLSEFKALGKVAVRLIFLHATSCGLKCNWSFMRWVYTHGHSRAAMDRVQKMIFIASHARLERRDFVNEEEKDAELFANGMANYGQIFNILIIYQVEARRWVLSLLTMVTMSQNLFSNEREQNMKNLVSKNDSEDLQKKEYPHTHKSNII from the exons ATGGCAGCCCCGCCGGGCCTCCTTAACAATAATGAAGAGGATTTATCAGCAAAGGCTCTGCAGAAAAGATACGAGGGTCTAGTGACAGTAAGAAGCAAGGCAATAAAGGGAAAAGGGGCATGGTATTGGGTACACTTAGAGCCCATTCTAGTGCAAAATCAGGAAACAGGTGCAGCAAAAGCAGTAAAATTGAGATGCGGTCTGTGCAGTGCATTGTTCTCTGCATCAAACCCTTCGAGGACAGCATCTGAACATCTAAAGCGAGGAACATGCCCGAACTTTAATGGCTCAATACCCCGCCCAATACAAGCCCCCTCTTCAAAGACACCCATCAGTATGATCAACCCTGCAAGCACTTCAACTTCATCGCAGCAGCAGCAAAACAGGAAGAGAACCCTAACCCAGTCTCAGGCCTTAACTCCATTGCCATTAACCATGATTGGTGCAGAACTTGTTAGCCCACCTGCCCCTTTGATGTTATCAGGTGGAAAGGAGGACCTTGGTGCTCTGGCAATGCTGGAGGACAGTGTGAAGAAGCTCAAGTCACCAGGTGGAAAGGGTTGCTCACCTAGTCAGGCCTTAAGCAAGGTTCAGATTGATTCAGCCCTTAATCTGCTAGCGGAGTGGCTCTATGAGTCCTGCGGAACCGTATCTTTATCTTGTGTGGAGCACCCCAAGTTCAAGGCTTTTCTCAGTCAGGTAGGCCTCCCACCCATTAGTAGAAAATATATAGCCGGCTCTAAATTGGATGCAAAATATGAGGAAGTAAGAAATGAGTCTGATGCAAAACTCAGGGATGCCATGTTCTTCCAGCTAGCATCGGATGGTTGGAAGAGAAAGAGCAATACCTGCAACACCTTTTccccgtcatcatcatcatccacatcAGCAGGTGAAAGCTTGGTGAATTTGACTCTAAATTTGCCCAATGGAACCAGCCTGTTCAGAAAGGCAGTTTTTACTAATGGTGGGGTGGTAGGGGCAAAGTATGTAGAGGAAACATTGTGGGAAACCATAACAGGGATATGTGGGACTGTAGTAGAGAGATGTGTAGGTATAGTTGCAGACACCGATAGGTTGAAGTCAAAGGCGCTTAGTGATTTGGAGGATCAAAACCGGTGGATGGTGAATCTTCCATGCCAATTTCAAGGTTTCAGTAGCTTGCTCAAGGATTTCCACAAGCATTTGGGCTTGTTTCGGTCTGTTGCCATGGATTGCTGGAAGCTGGCGACCTTTTTCAATGGCAAGAATTCTGCTCGGAGTTACTTTCAGAAGTATCAGATGCAAGAAATGGATCATGTGAGTCAAATAAGAGTCCCTCCTGATCCTCCTTTGGCTAGTGGCAACTATATGTATGTCTATGCGATGATTGAAGACATTGCAAACTCAGCCCGTGCTCTGCAGCTCACGGTGTTGGATGATGCATATAAGGTCATATATGCTGAGGATCCGCATGGAAGAGAAGCTGCAGATATGATCCGGGACATGAGGTTTTGGAATGATTTAGATGCAGTGTTGTCACTAGTAAAGCTTGTGAAGATGATGGTACAGGAGATTGAGACGGAGAGGCCTTTGGTGGGACAATGCTTACCGCTTTGGGAGGATCTGAGGACCAAAGTGAAGGATTGGTGTGCGAAGTATAACGTAGAAGAAGGGCCTGTGGAAGAGGTCATTGAGAAGAGGTTTGCCAAGAATTACCATCCCGCGTGGTCAGCAGCTTTTATTCTTGATCCTCTATATCTCCTCAGGGACAACAGTGGGAAATACTTGCCCCCATTCAAATTCCTGACTCAAGAACAAGAAAAGGATGTGGATAGGCTTATCACTCGTTTGGTGTCCAGAGAGGAAGCACACATTGCCCTAATGGAGCTCATGAAGTGGCGTGCTGAAGGCCTGGACCCTTTGTATGCTCAAGCAGTTCAGGTAAAACAACGGGACCCTATAACAGGTAAGATGAAAATTGCCAATCCCCAGAGCAGTAGGCTTGTGTGGGAGACGTGCCTGAGTGAATTCAAAGCCCTTGGCAAAGTAGCTGTCCGATTGATATTTCTTCATGCAACTTCTTGTGGTCTAAAATGTAATTGGTCATTCATGAGGTGGGTATACACTCATGGGCATTCAAGGGCAGCTATGGATAGAGTCCAGAAGATGATATTCATTGCCTCACATGCAAGGCTGGAGCGGAGGGACTTTGTTAATGAAGAAGAGAAAGATGCAGAGCTTTTTGCAAACG GGATGGCGAACTACGGTCAAATATTTAACATTTTGATAATTTACCAGGTTGAAGCCAGGAG ATGGGTTCTGAGTCTCCTAACCATGGTTACCATGTCCCAAAACCTGTTTTCAAACGAGAGGGAACAAAATATGAAAAACCTGGTTTCCAAAAACGACTCAGAAGATCTTCAGAAAAAAGAGTATCCACACACACATAAAAGTAATATAATATAA